A stretch of DNA from Mesorhizobium onobrychidis:
ATCAATGTCTGCGAGCCTTCATTGTGCAAGCCGCGCCGGCCCATATCGATCGCCTCGATCTGGCTGGGCGTCGAGGTGCGGATGGCGTCGTAATAGCTTTCGCAGATCATGTAGTAGTCCTTGACGATGCGCCTGAGCGGCGTCAGCGACAGGATGTGGGTGACCACGGCAGCGCCGTCCTCACGCGTCACCGCGAAGACCAGGCGGGATTCGGCCAGCGACAGTTTTAGCCGGTAGGGTCCGGCGCCGTCGTCATTGACCGGCTGGAAGCTGTTTTCCTCGATCAGGTCGAAGATCGCCACCGCCCGCTCATGCTCGACA
This window harbors:
- a CDS encoding UPF0262 family protein, with the protein product MSDYDRTHARLIDVELDESIGRSTPDVEHERAVAIFDLIEENSFQPVNDDGAGPYRLKLSLAESRLVFAVTREDGAAVVTHILSLTPLRRIVKDYYMICESYYDAIRTSTPSQIEAIDMGRRGLHNEGSQTLMDRLAGKIDIDFDTARRLFTLVCVLHWRG